The DNA segment TGGCAGACCCTGCGCAACCTGGTGCTCCGTGCCGTACAGGCGCCCTTCAATTTCGTGGCCGGCCTGGTCGGCGGTAGCAGCGAGGATCTTGGCCAGGTGCCCTTCCCGGCCGGTAGCAGCGAACTGGACGCGGAAGCACAGAAGTCCCTGGACACCCTGGCGGAAGCGCTGAAGAAGCGCCCGACCCTGCGCCTGGAGGTGGAAGGCGCCAGTGCCAAGGCCGCCGACGGCCCGCTGCTGGCCGAGCAACGCCTGCAGCGCGAGTACCAGAGCACCTATTACAAGATCGCCCAGCGCCGTGGCGACAAGGTGCCAGCCGAAGCCGGGCAGATCGAGGTTCCGGAGGACGAGAAGGCGCCAATGCTGGAAGGCATCTACCGCACCCGCCTGAAACAGCAGCCACCCGCTGAGTGGAAGGAACTGGACAGCGAGCAGCGCACGGCCAAGCTGCGCGACGCGGTACTGGTTTCCTGGGCCCAGAGCGACCTGCTGCTGCGCCAGTTGGGCCAGGCCCGCGCCGCCACCATCAAAGACTATCTGGTGGACCGTGGCGGCCTTGCCGATGACCGTATCTTCCTGCTCGACGTCAGCCTGGTGGACCCCAACCAGGCCGGTGAAGTCATCACTCCGCTGCACCTGGACAGCGAGTAGGAGCCCCTCATGCGCATGCTGCCGTTCGCCCTGCTCGCGCTCACCCTGGCCACCCCGGCCGGGGCCGAGACCCTGCGCTGCGGCAGCAAGCTGATCAGCATTGGTGACCGGACCTTCGAAGTCCTGCAGAAGTGCGGCGAACCGGTGCACCGCGATCAGGTCGGCTATACCCTGGGCTCCTACGACCGCCGCGAGTTCACGGTCGAGGAATGGGTGTACGGACCCAACAACGGCATGCTCAGCATCCTCACTTTCGAAGGCAATCGGCTGGTACGCATCGAAACCCGGCGCAGCCGCTGACGCCCCGGAACGCCCGGTGTAGGCTGTAGCCTTCTCCCCGCACTTCGGAATCCCCCGTGAAACTCCGCGCGTTCCTATGCCTGTTCCTGCTCCTGGGTCTGGTCGATGCCCAGGCTTCCTCGACCCTGCGCTGCAACAGCAACCTGATCAGCCTCGATGACACCACCAGTGAAGTGCTGGACAAGTGCGGAGAGCCAGTGAGTCGCGCCGATCTGGGCTACAAGGAAGTGGTCGACGAGTACTACCGGCGCAACGAAGTGCGCGTCGAGGAATGGGTCTACGGCCCGCGCAACGGCATGTACCAGTTCCTCCGTTTCGAGGGCAATCGACTGCGCAATATCGACAGCAAACGCGGCAACTGACAGCTTCTCGGGCGGAATGCTAGGCTCTGCGCCTTGTATACCCCCGGACAGGATGCCCGCCCCATGAAAGCCCTTGCTTGCGCCTTCGCAGCCTCCCTTCTCCTGGCCTCCCAGGCCAATGCCAGCACCTTCCGCTGTGAAAGCAAGCTGGTCAGCCTGGGGGACCGCAGTGTCGAAGTGCAGCGCAAGTGCGGTGACCCCGCCTCCCGCGACTTCATCGGCTACTCGGAAACCGCCAGCGGCCGCCAGGAGATGCAGGTAGAAGAATGGGTCTACGGCCCCACCAACGGCATGTATCACTACCTGAGATTCGTGGGCGGCCGCCTCAGCGAAATCGACAGCAAGCGCAACTGAGCCGCTGGCCATGATCATCCTGCCTGCCGATCAACCCCTGGACTGGCGACGCCCGCCCGTCATCACCCTGCTGCTGATCCTGCTCAACACCCTGATCTACATCGTCTACCAGGGTGGCGACCAGGTGCGGGTCGAGGAGGCCCGGCAGTTTTATCTGGATGGCGGCCTGCTCAACCGCGAGCGCGCGCTGTTCATCGATCATCGTGCCGAACGCGAGAAGTACGATGCCGACCACCGTCGCGCACTCGACGGCCTGCGCCGCCAGGACCTGGCAACGATCATTCTCCATGACCTCGAATTCGAAGACTGGCTGCACCGTTCACCGGCCTACCAGGCCGATCCCGCCTGGCAGCAGGCGCGGCAGAAGGCTGAAGAAGCGCGGGACAGGATCAGCGCCCAACGCTTCGGCTTCATCCCCAACAAGTTCAGCGTCCAGGGGCTGTTCGGCGCCATGTTCCTGCATGGCAGCTTCGACCACCTGCTGGGCAACATGGTGTTCCTGTTCATCTGCGGCTTTGCCCTGGAGGCGGCCCTGGGGCGCTGGGTCTACCTCGGCCTCTATCTGGCCAGCGGCCTCGCCTCGCACCTGCTCTGGTGGGCACTGGACCCGGTCTGGGTGTCTGGCGTCGGCGCCTCGGGAGCGGTTTCCGGCCTGATGGGCATGACCATCGGTGTCTATGGCCTGCGCAAGATCAAGTTCTTCTACTGGCTTGGCCCGCTGATTGGCTACTTCAAGGCACCCGCCCTGTGGATATTCCCCGCGTGGCTCGGCAAAGAGCTGTATGGCGTCCTGCTGGCCGATGATCACGTCAACTACTACGCCCACCTGGGTGGGCTCGCCTTCGGTTTCCTCGCCACATGGCTACTGCATCGGGTGGGCTTCATCAAGGTCGACAAGGCCTACCTGAACAAAGAAGACCCCGACGCTCCCTTCAAACGTGAACTAGCAGCCCTGGACCAATTGATAGGTCGTTTCACCCTCGATCAGGCCGCTCCGCGCGGGCTCGACCTGCTGCAACGCTATCCTGGCCGGCTGGAGCTGTTGGAGCGATGCTATCCACTGGCCAAAAGCCGGCAGGACAAAGCCCTGCTGGGCGCGGTTTTGAAACAGTTGTTCAGCCTGCCGGAACAGACCGCATCACTTCCTCTGCTGCAGAAGCTCGCCGATGATGTCGCCGACCCGCAGCAACGGCTGCTGCAGCATCCGGCCGTGCTCCTGCACCTGCTGCAGCGCTTGCTCAAGGCCGGTGACAGCCCCCGTGCCCTGGCACCCTGGCGCCGTCTCTGCCAGACGAACCCTTTGCCGCCACAGCTCCCCGGATTGACCCTGCAGCTGGCCAAGCAATTGGGACAGCGCCAGGATCTGCGCGGGGTCGGCGAACTCCTTCAGTACCTGCGCCGGGCCTTCCCCGAGGCGGAGCAAACCCGCCAACTGGCGCTTTACCAGCAGCACCTGGCACGCTGACAAAGAAAAGCCCAGCGAATGCGGGTAATGCTTTCTCCTCTGCGCGACCGGGCCTCACCAGAGAGGCCCGGCCCGGGGGTTCACTCAGAGGACTTCAGGCCGTCGGCAGAAACCGCGTTAACGCCCTTGATGTTCTTGGCGGTTTCGATGGCCAGGTCACGCTCGGCATCGGTCTTCACCACGCCGGACAGTGCAACCACGCCCTTGTTGGTTTCGACCTTGATGTCCATGCCGCTGAGGTTCTTGTCAGCCAGGAAGGTGGATTTGACCTTGCTGGTGATCCAGGTGTCCGAGACAGCCTCTTCGGCCTTCTGAACGGTGTTGCTGGCGGCCAGCATGGGGTGTCCGCTGGTTTCTGCGTAGGCGCCAGTAGCGAACGGCAGGCTGATGGCGGCGGCAGTGACAGCGGCAAAGGTCCACTGGGTGAAAGACTGTTTCATGAGGTGGTTCTCCTCTCTACTTCGGAACATCTGCAGCAAGCTCCTGGCTGCAGGCTCACAAGGAATGGGGCAAGGCCTGTGCCAGCTTTTAGAAGAATGAAAAAACACCGGAAATCAGATAGTTAGCCGCAGAAAAACACCACCGTTTACGTGCAGTCTGCAAGTTCGCCCGCCGGCTCCCTTGCAGACTGCACGATGAAATCGCGCTCAACGGCCGGCGTCGCTCAACTTGGCGATGGTTCCCTCCAGCGCCGCGACCTGGTCCAGCAGTGGCGAAGCCGGGTATCGGGCGCGGATGTAGGCCAGCAGCTTCCGCGCCGAATCCAGCTGACCAAGGCCCTCGGTAAAACCGCGGGCGGCCAGCAGGTAGGCGCGGGGAATGTGGGGGTAGTCGGGGAAGCGCTGGTGCAGGTTGCGCAGCAGGCTCAGGGCTTCACGCACCTTGTGGCGATCCAGCAGGGCGGCAGCCACCTGCTCGCAGACCAGCGCTTCAGCCGGCAGAAAGTCGTCCTTGAACTGACGGGCATTGAGCAACGCGGTAGCGGCCAGAGCGGGGGTCTGGCGCGCGGCCAGCGGCAGGTAGTGATCCACGTGGCGCAGGCAACGCTCGCGAGCCCCCAGACCGAACAGCAATTGGTGGTAACGCTCGTTCAAGCGCAGATCATCGGGATCGCGCTGCAACGCGTTGGCGAGGGTTTCCAATGCGCCGTCACTCTGCCCTTCCTTGAGGCGAATCTCGGCTTCGGCCAGCGCCCTGCGGCGACGCCAGTCGTTCTCCGGCAATCCCTGCTGGGTTCCTTCTTCAGCAACGGCGAACCCCAGGGCGCCCTGATACTGGAAGACGGCGTAGCCCATCATGTTGCACATCACCACGCCGAAGTAGCCAAACAGGAAGGTGGCTATCGGTACCAGGACCACCTTGGGCAGGCCCCCGGAAAGCATCCAGGCCACGTAGCTGGGGGACTGCCAGAGGATGAACAGGAACGCACAGAGGATCAGGTAGCGCCAGCCCATGGCCTTGATCACTTCGCCCACCTGGTCAGGGCTGAGCGCCGCCCCCAGTTCCTTGCTCAGTGCCAGGCGAATGATGCTGGCGGGCAGCAACAGGACGATGGCGATGTTCACGCCCCAGAAGATCGTCTCGCTGTGGAAGTCCGCCGCCAGCCAGAGCGCGCCGAAGGCGATGATGAAAATCAGCATCTGCTTGAAGAACAGCGAGAGACCCTCGCCAGTAAAGGCGCTGACCAGGCCAGGTGCCTCCCGTGCGCCTTCACTGCTCGCTTCGATCACGCTGTGGAAGTACTTGGTGGCCACACTGAGCAGGGCGACCCAGAGAATCAGCGAGCGCGGCATGAACAGGCCGGCCAGGGCGAGCAGCGCGCAGAAGGCCAGCGGGTTGGCCTGCAGGCCATAGGCAAAGAACCGTGGTAAACGTTCCCAGAACGGTTGGGCGGTATTGGCCGCGCCAAGGAAGGTCAACTCGGAGCGGCACAGCGGACAGACCGGGCTGTCGTCCGGGGCGTCCGAGTTGAGCGGGATACAACAATCGCCAAAGTAGCGCTGGCACGGCACGCACTGCCAGGTCGAGGGTTGGGCGGGGTGGTACTGGCAGAGCGTCTTGTCCATGACTGTTCCAGGCACGATGGCGGTTCGCCATTGTCCAGGCAAAAAAAGAGGGCCCGCAAGGGGCCCTCTCTTTCATCGACTGGCGATTATCAGACGCCCGAAGCCTCGGCGGCTTCTACGTCCTTCATCGACAGCTTGATGCGGCCGCGGTTGTCCACGTCCAGAACCAGGACTTTGACTTCCTGGCCTTCCTGCAGCACGTCGGTGACCTTGTCGATGCGCTTGTCGCTGATCTGCGAGATGTGCACCAGACCATCCTTGCCCGGCAGGATGTTGACGAAGGCGCCGAAGTCGACGATGCGCTCGACCTTGCCCACGTATACCTTGCCGATTTCGGCTTCAGCGGTGATGCCCAGGACGCGCTGACGTGCAGCCTCGGCAGCTTCC comes from the Pseudomonas sp. TCU-HL1 genome and includes:
- a CDS encoding DUF2845 domain-containing protein: MRMLPFALLALTLATPAGAETLRCGSKLISIGDRTFEVLQKCGEPVHRDQVGYTLGSYDRREFTVEEWVYGPNNGMLSILTFEGNRLVRIETRRSR
- a CDS encoding DUF2845 domain-containing protein → MKLRAFLCLFLLLGLVDAQASSTLRCNSNLISLDDTTSEVLDKCGEPVSRADLGYKEVVDEYYRRNEVRVEEWVYGPRNGMYQFLRFEGNRLRNIDSKRGN
- a CDS encoding DUF2845 domain-containing protein → MKALACAFAASLLLASQANASTFRCESKLVSLGDRSVEVQRKCGDPASRDFIGYSETASGRQEMQVEEWVYGPTNGMYHYLRFVGGRLSEIDSKRN
- a CDS encoding rhomboid family intramembrane serine protease — protein: MIILPADQPLDWRRPPVITLLLILLNTLIYIVYQGGDQVRVEEARQFYLDGGLLNRERALFIDHRAEREKYDADHRRALDGLRRQDLATIILHDLEFEDWLHRSPAYQADPAWQQARQKAEEARDRISAQRFGFIPNKFSVQGLFGAMFLHGSFDHLLGNMVFLFICGFALEAALGRWVYLGLYLASGLASHLLWWALDPVWVSGVGASGAVSGLMGMTIGVYGLRKIKFFYWLGPLIGYFKAPALWIFPAWLGKELYGVLLADDHVNYYAHLGGLAFGFLATWLLHRVGFIKVDKAYLNKEDPDAPFKRELAALDQLIGRFTLDQAAPRGLDLLQRYPGRLELLERCYPLAKSRQDKALLGAVLKQLFSLPEQTASLPLLQKLADDVADPQQRLLQHPAVLLHLLQRLLKAGDSPRALAPWRRLCQTNPLPPQLPGLTLQLAKQLGQRQDLRGVGELLQYLRRAFPEAEQTRQLALYQQHLAR
- a CDS encoding BON domain-containing protein, with the translated sequence MKQSFTQWTFAAVTAAAISLPFATGAYAETSGHPMLAASNTVQKAEEAVSDTWITSKVKSTFLADKNLSGMDIKVETNKGVVALSGVVKTDAERDLAIETAKNIKGVNAVSADGLKSSE